In the genome of Phycisphaerales bacterium, one region contains:
- the mqnC gene encoding dehypoxanthine futalosine cyclase: MSAGSTSPLPRTAPSATRLSDADALAMYRELSIHELGRRAFARCAELHPEPYRTYVVDRNINYSNVCTAKCIFCNFYRKPGHDEAYILSFEEIGRKIEELLDIGGTQILMQGGLVPDKTHASGHGLPFSWYLDLLRFIRTNYPTIHIHAFSPPEIWAFHRIYQMPLRDVLLRLQDAGLATIPGGGGEILVDRVRATIGQGKSLADEWLAVMRAAHLVGMQTSCTMMFGHIETIPERIEHLRRLRDLQDETGGFTAFILWTFQPENTPLGRWKRPPQDYVGEPDGQRLFLADAHDYLRMLALSRLYLDNIPNMQSSWVTMGPKVGQLALFYGANDMGSVMMEENVVSAAGTTFRLDEAEIRRVITDSGWTPQQRDQYYRPVDSRRRRTLLPMLPAARHAT, translated from the coding sequence ATGAGCGCCGGAAGTACGAGTCCCCTGCCCCGCACCGCCCCCTCCGCCACCCGGCTCAGCGATGCTGACGCCCTCGCGATGTACCGCGAACTCTCGATCCACGAACTCGGCCGCCGGGCCTTTGCGCGCTGCGCGGAACTCCACCCCGAGCCCTACCGCACCTACGTCGTGGACCGGAATATCAACTACTCCAACGTCTGCACGGCGAAGTGCATCTTCTGCAACTTCTACCGCAAACCCGGCCACGACGAGGCCTACATCCTCAGCTTCGAGGAGATCGGGCGGAAGATCGAAGAACTGCTCGACATCGGCGGCACGCAGATCCTGATGCAAGGCGGGCTCGTACCGGACAAGACGCACGCCTCCGGCCACGGCCTGCCGTTCTCCTGGTACCTCGACCTGCTGCGGTTCATCCGGACGAACTACCCGACCATTCACATTCACGCCTTCAGCCCACCGGAGATCTGGGCTTTCCATCGCATTTATCAGATGCCGCTGCGCGATGTTCTCCTCCGCCTTCAGGACGCCGGCCTCGCGACGATCCCGGGCGGTGGCGGGGAGATTCTCGTTGACCGGGTCCGTGCGACCATCGGACAGGGCAAATCGCTCGCTGATGAATGGCTGGCCGTCATGCGCGCGGCACACCTTGTCGGCATGCAGACCAGTTGCACGATGATGTTCGGCCACATTGAAACCATCCCCGAGCGCATCGAACATCTCCGGCGACTGCGCGACCTGCAGGACGAGACCGGGGGGTTCACGGCCTTCATTCTCTGGACCTTCCAACCTGAGAACACTCCCCTCGGCCGCTGGAAGCGCCCACCGCAAGACTACGTCGGTGAACCCGACGGCCAGCGACTTTTCCTCGCCGACGCCCATGACTATCTGCGGATGCTCGCGTTATCGCGGCTTTACCTCGACAACATCCCCAACATGCAGTCGAGCTGGGTCACGATGGGGCCCAAGGTCGGCCAGCTCGCGCTCTTCTATGGCGCAAACGACATGGGCTCGGTGATGATGGAAGAGAACGTCGTGTCGGCCGCCGGTACCACCTTTCGGCTGGACGAGGCCGAAATCCGGCGCGTCATCACCGACTCGGGCTGGACCCCCCAGCAGCGCGACCAGTATTACCGTCCGGTCGATTCCCGCCGCCGCCGCACGCTGCTGCCAATGCTGCCGGCGGCGCGTCACGCCACCTGA
- a CDS encoding menaquinone biosynthesis protein, with the protein MFRLGVVSFLNSRPLIAGLAAQRDVQLRYAVPAALPQWLDTAAVDVALVPVVDVLRSGGAYQAVSDAGIACDGETMTVRIFSQQPPDRIDTLWVDNDSHTSVVLARVLWRELYGRALQIRRFDATSGAAAEYPSILLIGDKVVDPKRGSFAFEVDLGGAWRQHTGLPFVFALWAARPALTPADALAELAERLSAARDRGVSQITEIAANDGARAGWPVALAERYLGRCLRYRLTARYRAGMEHFAALAAAADLVPADAQVAWAAGGELTTEACFP; encoded by the coding sequence GTGTTTCGACTCGGTGTGGTTTCCTTCCTCAACTCGCGTCCACTGATTGCCGGTCTCGCCGCCCAGCGTGACGTCCAACTTCGGTACGCCGTTCCGGCGGCCTTGCCTCAATGGCTCGACACGGCCGCGGTCGACGTCGCCCTAGTCCCGGTCGTTGATGTGCTGCGCAGCGGGGGGGCCTACCAGGCGGTTTCCGATGCCGGTATCGCCTGCGACGGTGAGACGATGACCGTGCGGATTTTCTCCCAGCAACCACCCGACCGCATCGACACCCTGTGGGTAGACAATGATTCCCACACGTCTGTCGTCCTCGCCCGCGTCTTGTGGCGTGAACTCTACGGCCGGGCGCTCCAGATCCGCCGGTTTGACGCCACCTCTGGCGCGGCAGCCGAATACCCGTCCATCCTGCTGATCGGCGACAAGGTGGTCGACCCCAAGCGCGGCAGCTTCGCTTTTGAGGTTGACCTTGGGGGCGCCTGGCGCCAACACACCGGGCTTCCTTTCGTCTTTGCATTGTGGGCTGCGCGGCCCGCGCTCACGCCTGCGGATGCACTGGCCGAGTTGGCCGAGCGGCTCTCCGCGGCCCGTGACCGCGGTGTCAGTCAGATCACCGAAATTGCCGCCAACGACGGCGCCCGGGCCGGGTGGCCCGTGGCACTCGCTGAACGCTACCTCGGGCGTTGTCTGCGTTACCGTCTTACCGCGCGCTACCGGGCCGGGATGGAGCACTTCGCAGCCCTCGCCGCCGCGGCGGACCTTGTTCCCGCTGATGCCCAGGTGGCGTGGGCGGCCGGTGGTGAACTCACAACGGAGGCCTGCTTCCCATGA